In one Sesamum indicum cultivar Zhongzhi No. 13 linkage group LG12, S_indicum_v1.0, whole genome shotgun sequence genomic region, the following are encoded:
- the LOC105175365 gene encoding pentatricopeptide repeat-containing protein At1g61870, mitochondrial-like, whose product MALRCRLRSLILQQHRLFSTSNLSSNSKTLQDRKEKARAALYVICSEQNPERVVDICRSTALSPESHLDRLAYSRAISKLKESNNYEGIRAFIKDSIKQLTCRSERFVSYFLVLYGQGGLVKDAVKLFDEMPEMGIERNVKTLNSLLTSCILAGEYGEMKRVFTEFPGKYGLEPNLDTYNVVLKGLCKSGSANEAHSILAEMERKKIKPNTTTFVTAIGGIYEQGNYIDVGKMMQLMKKYGIEPGMSIYNVRIQSLCKLKRSAEAKALFDALPSRGMKPTCGTYGHLIYGFCREGKLDVAKSLYKKMVDRGLQPEAQCYFTLVYYLCQGQDFDAALGICKDCMSKGWVPNITTMKSLVDGLVRIEKVDDAREIIRRVKEKFSRNADRWSEIEAAFPK is encoded by the coding sequence ATGGCACTGCGCTGCAGGCTCCGATCTCTCATACTCCAACAACATCGCCTATTCTCCACATCAAACCTGAGTTCAAACTCCAAGACCCTACAGGACAGGAAAGAGAAAGCCCGAGCCGCGCTCTACGTCATCTGCTCCGAGCAAAACCCGGAACGCGTCGTTGATATCTGCCGATCCACCGCCCTCTCGCCCGAGTCACACCTCGATCGACTTGCCTACTCAAGAGCCATTTCGAAGCTTAAAGAATCGAACAACTACGAAGGCATTCGGGCCTTCATCAAGGACTCCATTAAGCAACTCACTTGCAGGTCTGAGCGCTTTGTTTCATATTTCCTCGTTCTTTATGGTCAGGGGGGCCTTGTCAAAGATGCTGTCAAGCTGTTCGATGAAATGCCGGAGATGGGTATTGAGAGAAATGTGAAGACTCTGAACTCTTTGTTGACTTCTTGCATTTTGGCTGGAGAATACGGCGAAATGAAGCGAGTCTTTACAGAGTTCCCCGGGAAGTACGGACTGGAACCGAACCTGGACACGTATAATGTTGTTCTGAAAGGCTTATGCAAGTCGGGCAGTGCAAATGAGGCACACTCCATATTGGCTGAGATGGagaggaagaaaataaaacccaATACAACCACGTTTGTCACTGCCATTGGAGGGATCTATGAGCAAGGAAATTATATTGACGTGGGGAAAATGATGCAATTGATGAAGAAATATGGTATTGAACCAGGGATGAGTATCTATAACGTTAGAATTCAGAGCTTGTGTAAACTTAAGAGGTCAGCTGAGGCTAAGGCATTATTCGATGCGTTGCCGTCAAGGGGTATGAAGCCAACTTGCGGGACGTACGGGCATTTAATTTATGGGTTCTGTCGGGAAGGAAAATTGGATGTTGCAAAGAGTTTATACAAGAAGATGGTTGATAGGGGTTTGCAGCCAGAAGCTCAGTGTTATTTCACGCTGGTGTATTACTTGTGTCAAGGACAAGATTTTGATGCTGCCTTAGGCATTTGTAAGGATTGTATGTCCAAGGGTTGGGTGCCAAATATTACAACTATGAAGTCTCTTGTAGATGGGCTGGTGAGGATTGAGAAGGTTGATGATGCCAGGGAAATCATCAGACGGGTGAAGGAGAAATTCTCTAGGAATGCTGATAGGTGGTCTGAGATTGAGGCAGCATTCCCTAAATAG
- the LOC105175366 gene encoding cardiolipin synthase (CMP-forming), mitochondrial, translating to MLSNKASTCDDFHACHLNFVPLASLSLPKTLNLRAWAAVCTDNALKLSLMAIFRSLKNLVSQSLRSRSNFTSYRDFFSLSLPSPSPIPTPFLLPTNSYSRRHFLFRSRFVSPVGGPLFLSSPPWKLSQSATPLLLQSDAVLSFLKLRALNLLHQPAASYNPGYDVPRLLNDREQFRNGAEVNASVGDGGISDSYLNLPNFISFTRLLSGPLLGWMIINDMYSSAFIGLAISGATDWLDGYVARKMRINSVVGSYLDPLADKVLIGFVALAMVDKGLLYPGLVALVVLRDVALVGGAVYKRASSMDWELNSWRDFFNLNGAHAQKVEPLLISKVNTVFQLVLVAGALLQPGFGNEETQLYINYLSCLVASTTVASTAAYGVQYWRNGASLTRKTKFRS from the exons ATGTTAAGCAACAAGGCAAGCACGTGCGATGACTTCCACGCGTGTCACCTCAATTTCGTTCCACtcgcctctctctctctccccaaAACCCTGAACCTCCGAGCCTGGGCAGCTGTGTGCACGGACAATGCTTTGAAGTTATCGTTAATGGCCATCTTCAGATCTCTCAAAAACCTAGTTTCTCAATCGCTCAGAAGTCGGTCCAATTTCACTTCGTACAGAGATTTCTTCTCCCTATCTCTCCCCTCTCCTTCCCCAATCCCAACTCCATTTCTGCTGCCTACTAACAGTTATAGTCGCCGGCACTTTCTCTTCCGGTCGAGGTTTGTTTCGCCAGTTGGTGGCCCACTATTCCTCTCCAGTCCACCCTGGAAGCTTTCACAGTCTGCCACCCCTCTCCTCCTCCAGTCCGACGCCGTCTTGAGCTTCCTTAAACTCCGTGCTCTGAATTTACTTCACCAGCCCGCCGCTTCCTACAATCCTGGGTATGATGTTCCGAGGCTGCTGAATGATCGGGAGCAATTTAGAAATGGGGCTGAAGTTAATGCTAGTGTTGGCGACGGTGGGATCAGTGACAGTTACTTGAACCTTCcgaattttatttcattcactCGGTTGCTCTCTGGTCCCTTGCTTGGATG GATGATTATAAATGACATGTATTCCTCTGCATTTATTGGACTCGCCATATCAGGAGCTACTGATTGG TTAGATGGTTACGTGGCCAGGAAAATGAGAATCAATTCTGTAGTTGGTTCCTACCTTGATCCTCTCGCAGATAAG GTTCTAATTGGGTTTGTCGCTCTGGCAATGGTGGATAAGGGTCTTCTTTATC CTGGACTCGTTGCTCTTGTTGTGCTGCGTGATGTTGCTCTTGTTGGTGGTGCGGTATACAAAAGAGCTAGCAGCATGGATTGGGAG TTGAATAGTTGGCGTGACTTCTTCAACCTCAATGGGGCGCACGCCCAGAAGGTTGAGCCTCTCTTGATAAGCAAG GTAAATACAGTTTTCCAGCTGGTCCTAGTTGCAGGAGCTCTACTTCAACCAGGATTTGGAAATGAAGAAACTCAGCTCTATATCAACTATTTAAG TTGCTTAGTGGCTTCTACAACAGTAGCTTCCACTGCCGCATATGGGGTGCAATACTGGAGAAATGGAGCTTCATTGACGAGGAAGACTAAGTTCCGAAGTTGA
- the LOC105175367 gene encoding probable serine/threonine-protein kinase PBL23, giving the protein MCILSCRRINTSSSVTMRKSSLKASKSSVHEIKGTKKYDDDAEATISSTISRSVSMSVGGNKQRMVAEDVVRHGNMGAPAEVYTFRELASATENFSLKLLLGEGGFGRVYRGHLKTTNQVVAVKQLDGNGIQGNREFLAEVLTLSMVHHPNLVKLIGYCADGRQRILVYEYMENGSLEDHLLDLAPERKPLDWYTRMHIAKGVAQGLEYLHDTANPPVMYRDFKPSNILLDEKFNAKLSDFGLAKLGPTGREDHVSTMVMNGYCAPEYEQTGQLTTRSDVYSFGVVFLEIITGRRAIDNSRPPEEENLVAWAKPLFKDRKNFKMMADPTLEGNYPVKGLYQAIAVAAMCLQDEASTRPLIGDVVTALEYLSIRTDEDTSETDEQAAQDE; this is encoded by the exons ATGTGCATATTGTCTTGTCGCAGGATCAACACAAGTAGCAGTGTTACAATGAGGAAGTCTTCGCTCAAAGCTTCGAAAAGTTCTGTTCATGAAATTAAGGGAACCAAgaaatatgatgatgatgcggAGGCCACGATATCGTCTACCATCTCCAGAAGCGTCTCCATGAGTGTCG GTGGAAACAAACAAAGGATGGTAGCAGAAGATGTGGTTAGGCATGGGAATATGGGAGCTCCGGCTGAGGTATACACCTTTCGGGAGCTGGCAAGCGCCACCGAGAATTTCAGTCTTAAGCTGCTTCTGGGTGAAGGAGGATTCGGGAGGGTCTACAGAGGACATCTCAAGACAACAAATCaa GTGGTGGCTGTGAAGCAGCTTGATGGAAATGGGATTCAAGGAAATAGGGAATTCCTAGCAGAGGTCTTGACGTTGAGTATGGTTCACCACCCGAATCTCGTCAAACTTATAGGATACTGCGCTGATGGCCGCCAGAGAATATTGGTCTATGAGTACATGGAGAATGGATCTTTAGAAGATCATCTTCTTG ATTTGGCTCCAGAAAGAAAGCCCCTGGATTGGTACACTAGGATGCATATTGCTAAAGGAGTGGCTCAGGGACTAGAGTACTTGCATGATACAGCAAATCCTCCAGTTATGTACCGGGATTTTAAGCCCTCCAACATATTACTGGATGAGAAATTCAATGCTAAGCTCTCCGATTTTGGACTTGCCAAGTTGGGTCCAACGGGCAGAGAGGATCATGTGTCTACAATGGTGATGAATGGCTACTGTGCACCGGAGTATGAACAGACTGGCCAGTTGACAACCAGATCCGACGTCTATAGTTTTGGAGTGGTGTTCCTGGAGATCATTACAGGAAGAAGAGCTATTGATAACAGCAGACCACCTGAAGAGGAGAATCTAGTTGCTTGG GCAAAACCACTTTTCAAAGacagaaaaaatttcaaaatgatgGCCGATCCTACGCTTGAAGGAAATTACCCAGTGAAGGGTCTCTACCAAGCTATTGCCGTGGCAGCAATGTGTCTGCAAGACGAAGCCAGCACCCGCCCCCTCATTGGAGATGTCGTCACTGCACTTGAATATTTGTCCATCAGAACCGACGAAGATACTAGCGAAACAGACGAGCAAGCTGCACAGGACGAATAG